In a genomic window of Thermogemmata fonticola:
- a CDS encoding ArnT family glycosyltransferase gives MREAWRLRIGPLRAWRFPVCLPPWGVRTGLIVGLIAWGGFFTLYGIDTGPLYRTEALRAVVARCCWQEGCWLYPVLYGEPFLTKPPGHYLAIVLCSLPWGEVTEVSARLPSVVAAWSVLAACFLLWHREGFTAWGVGGVLALPLSLLWLDKVPSAEIDMTLTAWVTLALAAWYRAQPRTSESQAAAPNSKEPVASTIGKTASRPAWHRGYLALSAFCLAAGTLTKWTAPAFFLLTITSFAWGSGQWRLWRCWAPWFALVLAAGLCLLWAGAVMQAVGPETFLQTLRQEAAYRLLPQGSRSGRSLLEGLAFPLRVGAALLPLSLPALLMLSPRYHRRLPPSARRLALFLHCWVWPNLLFWTLVPNHNVRYVLPILPAMAGLGVLGGYLLLRDVVRRQAAQLRQCAKVSGMSGRCVPWGWRANTQWLHRGWLALLLGGVLAKVVFVEIVLPQRAARRNPVPIAAELQTIVPEHETLYIDKLKDDGVLFYYARPVRRWRGNFPLAEGAYVALIAAEWEQWQQRGQGRLLARLHDQQGDPLILVQYQPRLETLRGAETSQRGDHTP, from the coding sequence ATGCGCGAGGCGTGGAGGCTACGGATCGGCCCGCTCAGAGCATGGCGGTTCCCCGTTTGCCTACCCCCCTGGGGAGTGAGGACAGGGTTGATTGTCGGGCTGATCGCCTGGGGCGGCTTCTTCACCCTCTACGGCATCGACACTGGACCCTTGTACCGGACCGAAGCTCTCCGGGCTGTCGTGGCTCGCTGCTGCTGGCAGGAGGGCTGCTGGCTGTATCCCGTCCTTTATGGCGAGCCGTTTCTGACCAAGCCGCCGGGGCATTACTTAGCGATTGTCCTCTGTTCGCTACCGTGGGGAGAGGTCACGGAAGTATCCGCCCGCTTGCCCTCCGTTGTAGCGGCTTGGTCCGTCCTGGCGGCGTGTTTCCTCCTTTGGCATCGGGAGGGGTTCACCGCTTGGGGAGTGGGAGGGGTGCTCGCCCTGCCGCTGTCCCTGCTCTGGCTGGACAAGGTTCCCAGTGCGGAAATCGATATGACACTCACCGCCTGGGTGACGCTGGCACTGGCGGCCTGGTATCGCGCCCAGCCCAGGACCTCGGAAAGTCAGGCGGCAGCTCCGAACTCGAAGGAACCCGTAGCCTCCACAATCGGGAAAACCGCCAGTCGACCCGCTTGGCATCGAGGCTATCTGGCACTTTCTGCCTTCTGCCTGGCAGCGGGGACGCTGACGAAATGGACGGCGCCCGCCTTCTTCCTCCTCACCATAACCAGTTTCGCCTGGGGGAGTGGGCAGTGGAGGCTTTGGCGCTGTTGGGCGCCGTGGTTCGCCTTGGTCCTGGCCGCGGGCTTGTGTCTGCTCTGGGCCGGGGCGGTCATGCAAGCCGTGGGGCCGGAAACGTTCCTGCAAACTCTGCGTCAGGAGGCGGCGTACCGTCTGCTCCCCCAGGGCAGCCGTTCGGGGAGGTCCCTCCTGGAAGGGCTGGCCTTTCCCCTGCGGGTGGGGGCAGCCCTGCTGCCGTTGTCGCTCCCCGCTCTCCTGATGCTGTCTCCGCGCTATCACCGCCGCCTTCCGCCGTCCGCCCGGCGTCTGGCTTTGTTCCTCCATTGCTGGGTCTGGCCGAATTTGCTCTTCTGGACGCTTGTGCCCAATCACAATGTTCGCTACGTCCTTCCCATTTTGCCTGCGATGGCGGGGTTGGGCGTGCTGGGCGGATACTTGCTGCTGCGGGACGTAGTACGGCGCCAGGCAGCACAACTACGGCAGTGCGCAAAGGTCAGCGGTATGTCCGGCCGATGTGTGCCGTGGGGATGGCGCGCCAACACCCAGTGGCTCCACCGTGGGTGGCTCGCCCTGCTTTTGGGCGGCGTACTGGCCAAGGTGGTCTTCGTCGAGATCGTCCTACCGCAGCGGGCCGCCCGGCGCAACCCGGTTCCCATCGCCGCCGAGTTGCAAACAATTGTTCCCGAACATGAAACTTTGTATATAGACAAACTGAAGGACGATGGCGTCTTGTTCTACTATGCCCGGCCTGTGCGGCGCTGGCGCGGGAACTTCCCCTTAGCGGAAGGTGCCTATGTGGCTTTGATCGCCGCGGAGTGGGAGCAGTGGCAGCAGCGCGGTCAGGGCCGCCTGCTCGCCCGATTGCACGACCAGCAAGGCGATCCGCTGATCCTCGTGCAGTACCAGCCGCGATTGGAAACGTTGAGGGGAGCGGAAACCAGCCAGCGTGGGGACCATACCCCGTAA
- a CDS encoding polyprenyl synthetase family protein has translation MVDFWMRMEPRLKRIESALREHWGRVSAAAPPILREAGAYSLLAPGKRLRPLLALLVHEAAGGSGENVWPAACAVEMVHTYSLIHDDLPAMDNDDLRRGRPTCHKVFGEALAILAGDALLTGAFEVLAAGYAPSLAAVCTLELAQAAGAAGMVGGQTLDLQAEGRLLNCEPQPPTQAALEELHRRKTGALIRAAVRLGWLSALPPEGPFRVPDSADTFADALGLLFQITDDLLDVQGSEEKTGKRLGKDAVRGKLTYPGLVGVELSRRRVIELGQIAQQAAAALGSPELEQLVQHVIVRER, from the coding sequence GTGGTCGATTTCTGGATGCGGATGGAACCGCGGCTGAAGCGGATCGAGTCAGCCCTGCGCGAACACTGGGGACGGGTCAGTGCTGCGGCCCCGCCGATTCTGCGCGAGGCCGGGGCGTACAGTCTTTTGGCTCCGGGGAAACGCCTGCGCCCACTGCTTGCATTGCTGGTGCACGAGGCCGCGGGGGGAAGCGGGGAGAACGTTTGGCCCGCTGCCTGCGCCGTGGAGATGGTGCACACCTACTCCCTCATCCACGATGATCTGCCGGCGATGGATAACGACGATCTGCGGCGGGGCCGGCCGACGTGCCACAAGGTCTTCGGGGAAGCCTTGGCGATCCTGGCAGGGGACGCGCTCTTGACCGGCGCTTTTGAAGTGCTGGCCGCCGGTTATGCGCCGTCGTTGGCTGCGGTTTGCACCTTGGAGTTGGCCCAGGCCGCGGGAGCTGCCGGGATGGTCGGCGGGCAGACCCTTGACCTGCAAGCGGAAGGGCGCCTCTTGAACTGTGAACCGCAGCCGCCCACACAAGCCGCCCTGGAAGAGCTGCACCGGCGTAAGACGGGCGCCCTGATCCGTGCTGCCGTCCGTCTGGGATGGCTTAGCGCTCTGCCGCCAGAGGGACCGTTCCGCGTACCGGATAGTGCGGACACCTTCGCGGATGCCTTGGGCCTGCTCTTCCAGATCACGGATGACCTGCTGGATGTCCAGGGATCGGAAGAAAAAACCGGCAAGCGTCTCGGCAAAGACGCGGTGCGCGGTAAACTGACCTATCCCGGCCTGGTGGGAGTGGAGCTGTCCCGCCGCCGGGTGATAGAATTGGGCCAGATAGCGCAACAGGCTGCGGCTGCATTGGGCAGCCCGGAACTGGAGCAACTGGTCCAGCACGTAATCGTTCGGGAACGTTGA
- the xseA gene encoding exodeoxyribonuclease VII large subunit has product MPDQVPRPESWPELLSVSELVGELCGLLEGTYPKVWVQGEISNFTEHKASGHWYFTLKDDEAQIRAVMFRGSNLRCHFTPQNGMAVVACARVSVFERRGEMQLQVLRLEKAGLGTTAQRKRELIEQLRKRGYFAAERKRPLPPYSRRVALVTSVYGAAVRDMLELFSQRWPLTELIVRHSTVQGDGAAQELAEALTELNQLHRSGHLPLDVIILARGGGSSEDLSAFDTLEVAEAIYQSQVPIVSAVGHEIDVTIADLVADERAETPSAAVMRVVPHRSEKLRELEDLAQRLHQAIIDRMKSCTQELKRLARHPGWRQPRRALRQLEQRLDELSDRLPAAIRRQWQQARQHCDHLAARLEALSPWRVLQRGYSLTVTAEGQILRHARQLQPGQTVRTWLAQGAFTSTVTDVRADAAPLSLAENGETSPVQKGESDPASPAAPTSARPPSPESSVTVPAVQTQEEP; this is encoded by the coding sequence ATGCCTGACCAAGTCCCAAGGCCGGAATCGTGGCCTGAACTGCTTTCGGTCTCCGAGCTAGTGGGGGAATTGTGCGGCCTGCTGGAAGGGACGTATCCGAAAGTCTGGGTGCAAGGGGAAATCAGTAACTTCACGGAGCACAAGGCTAGTGGGCATTGGTACTTCACACTCAAGGATGACGAGGCGCAGATTCGAGCAGTAATGTTCCGTGGGAGCAATTTGCGCTGTCATTTCACGCCCCAGAATGGGATGGCGGTGGTGGCCTGCGCGCGAGTCAGTGTCTTTGAGCGACGCGGTGAGATGCAATTGCAGGTGCTGCGGCTGGAGAAAGCCGGGCTAGGGACCACGGCGCAGCGGAAGCGAGAGCTGATCGAGCAATTGCGGAAACGGGGTTACTTCGCCGCCGAGCGGAAGCGGCCTCTCCCCCCGTATTCGCGGCGGGTGGCTCTGGTGACGAGCGTATATGGAGCGGCGGTACGGGACATGCTGGAGCTGTTCTCCCAGCGCTGGCCGCTCACAGAATTGATCGTCCGCCACAGTACGGTGCAAGGAGACGGGGCGGCGCAGGAGCTAGCCGAGGCCCTCACCGAGTTGAATCAACTGCATCGTTCTGGCCATTTACCTCTCGATGTCATTATTCTGGCACGCGGGGGCGGCAGCAGCGAGGACCTCTCCGCCTTCGACACTCTGGAAGTGGCCGAGGCCATTTACCAGTCTCAGGTGCCGATCGTGTCTGCCGTCGGGCATGAGATCGATGTAACCATCGCGGACTTGGTCGCCGATGAGCGGGCCGAGACCCCCAGCGCAGCGGTGATGCGCGTGGTTCCCCACCGCTCCGAGAAACTCCGCGAGCTGGAAGACCTGGCCCAGCGCTTGCACCAGGCCATCATCGACCGCATGAAGTCTTGCACCCAGGAATTGAAACGGCTGGCACGCCACCCCGGCTGGCGCCAACCCCGACGTGCCCTCCGCCAGCTTGAGCAGCGGCTCGATGAGTTATCCGACCGCTTGCCCGCCGCCATAAGGCGCCAGTGGCAGCAAGCCCGGCAGCACTGCGACCACCTTGCCGCACGCCTGGAAGCCCTTTCCCCCTGGCGCGTGCTGCAACGCGGCTACAGCCTCACCGTCACTGCCGAAGGGCAAATCCTCCGCCACGCCCGGCAACTCCAGCCCGGACAAACCGTACGCACCTGGCTGGCCCAAGGGGCTTTTACCAGTACCGTCACGGACGTGCGAGCCGACGCCGCCCCCCTTTCGCTGGCTGAGAACGGAGAAACCAGTCCTGTGCAGAAGGGAGAAAGCGATCCTGCGTCCCCCGCTGCCCCAACGTCCGCGAGACCACCTTCGCCGGAATCCAGCGTGACTGTCCCCGCGGTTCAAACCCAGGAGGAACCATGA
- a CDS encoding YXWGXW repeat-containing protein, giving the protein MSAVLPRWLAWVSLSVLVILLASVPQEAWSSAAVAEAFQEPVEEELPEGLEVRAKGPVHEAYATPAEDTRPSPVVPQQPPEPIEELPPDQKPEGDNVVWIPGYWHWDEEEQQFLWVSGFWRVVPPGRVWVPGWWRAVDGGWQWVPGFWQTTATVEAAGGAVTAAAEVEYLPEPPASIEVGPSIPAPGAAYFYVPGYWVWRGRYVWRPGFWWEYRPGWVWVPAHYRWTPLGWVFVPGYWDYPLAARGVLFAPVLIRPILWRRPAFVYTPVYVVSEPALFGALFVRRGWGCYFFGDYFGPRYMDAGFYAWCGRFGPRGGFALGFGIGRTWGYDPLWSYYSLAYRDQPAWLNGLSTLYVGRFRGDVPRPPVNLVQQNTIINNITKTNIRNVTNNITVVNRSVVVNKTDVTPLAMVAPLKTAALLQPEVGLRPLTAEVRKREAQQVRQFRELAAQRAKLEVKTPLGGKGGQQTPPAAVRSVKLQLPPDLARPALKQPVQKQPPPPPPGSARPTPGIDPKVDPKSKIDPKGKTDPKVDPKGKVEPKIDPKGKGEPKVDPKGKIEPKVDPKGKVDPKGKIDPKVDPKGKVDPKGKVDPKGVPFPPIDPRGKIDPKGLPPLPIDPKGKVDPKGVPLPPPNPKGKIDPKGLPLPPVEPKGKVDPKGVPFPPIDPRGKIDPKGLPPLPIDPKGKVDPKGVPLPPPNPKGKVDPKIEPKGVPSPGGLTPPPFSGRPTPVPDSVRRLTDPPPAARVPWQTPSPLPPVSRRELARPSGQPGMPPNVQGAKGYVPLPPRNHFPPQTVLKGSGSSIPPPLSKAPVTRVPLPPSGTPARPQEGTAPATRRPPRRRQ; this is encoded by the coding sequence ATGTCTGCCGTTCTCCCCCGTTGGTTGGCGTGGGTCAGTTTGAGCGTGTTGGTGATCTTGCTCGCCAGTGTGCCGCAGGAGGCATGGTCCTCGGCGGCAGTGGCGGAGGCGTTCCAAGAGCCGGTCGAGGAGGAACTGCCCGAAGGGCTTGAGGTGCGAGCCAAGGGACCGGTGCACGAAGCCTATGCCACTCCCGCGGAGGACACTCGGCCTTCTCCGGTGGTGCCCCAGCAGCCGCCGGAACCGATCGAGGAGTTGCCGCCGGATCAGAAGCCGGAGGGGGACAACGTCGTCTGGATTCCCGGCTATTGGCACTGGGATGAAGAGGAGCAGCAGTTTCTCTGGGTGAGCGGCTTTTGGCGGGTGGTGCCTCCGGGACGGGTGTGGGTGCCTGGCTGGTGGCGGGCGGTGGATGGCGGCTGGCAGTGGGTGCCCGGATTCTGGCAGACGACCGCGACGGTGGAAGCAGCGGGCGGGGCGGTGACCGCCGCGGCAGAAGTGGAATATCTCCCGGAGCCGCCCGCGAGCATTGAGGTGGGGCCGAGCATTCCCGCACCCGGTGCTGCTTACTTTTACGTGCCGGGTTACTGGGTTTGGCGAGGACGGTACGTCTGGCGGCCTGGCTTTTGGTGGGAATACCGCCCCGGCTGGGTCTGGGTGCCAGCGCATTACCGCTGGACCCCCTTGGGCTGGGTCTTTGTGCCGGGGTATTGGGATTATCCCTTGGCCGCGCGCGGCGTGCTCTTTGCTCCGGTGCTGATCCGGCCCATTCTGTGGCGCCGCCCCGCCTTCGTGTATACGCCGGTCTATGTTGTCAGTGAACCGGCCTTGTTCGGTGCTCTCTTCGTTCGCCGGGGGTGGGGCTGCTACTTCTTCGGGGATTACTTCGGCCCCCGCTACATGGACGCTGGGTTCTACGCGTGGTGCGGGCGCTTTGGCCCCCGTGGCGGCTTCGCCCTCGGCTTCGGCATCGGGCGCACCTGGGGTTACGACCCTCTCTGGAGTTACTACTCCCTGGCCTATCGGGATCAGCCGGCCTGGCTCAACGGCCTGAGCACACTCTACGTCGGTCGTTTCCGAGGAGATGTGCCGCGCCCGCCCGTCAACCTCGTCCAACAGAATACCATCATCAACAACATCACGAAGACCAACATTCGCAACGTCACGAACAACATCACGGTGGTCAATCGCAGCGTGGTGGTGAACAAGACCGACGTAACGCCGCTAGCGATGGTGGCCCCCCTCAAGACAGCGGCGCTGTTGCAACCGGAGGTCGGCCTACGCCCGCTGACAGCGGAAGTCCGCAAGCGGGAAGCCCAGCAGGTGCGGCAGTTCCGAGAATTGGCGGCGCAACGGGCCAAGCTGGAAGTCAAAACCCCGCTTGGTGGCAAGGGCGGCCAGCAAACCCCGCCCGCTGCTGTCCGTAGCGTCAAGCTGCAACTGCCCCCGGACCTCGCCCGCCCCGCGCTCAAACAGCCCGTCCAAAAGCAACCGCCCCCGCCGCCTCCCGGCTCCGCACGCCCCACGCCCGGCATCGACCCCAAAGTCGATCCCAAGAGCAAGATCGATCCCAAGGGGAAGACGGACCCCAAAGTCGATCCCAAAGGAAAGGTCGAACCCAAGATTGATCCCAAGGGGAAGGGGGAACCGAAGGTTGATCCCAAAGGGAAAATCGAGCCAAAAGTCGATCCGAAGGGCAAGGTCGATCCGAAAGGGAAGATTGATCCCAAGGTCGATCCCAAGGGTAAAGTCGATCCGAAGGGGAAGGTGGATCCGAAGGGAGTACCATTCCCTCCGATTGATCCCAGGGGGAAGATTGATCCGAAGGGTCTGCCGCCTCTCCCAATTGATCCGAAGGGGAAGGTGGATCCCAAGGGAGTGCCGCTTCCGCCGCCAAATCCCAAGGGGAAGATTGATCCGAAGGGTTTACCATTGCCACCGGTAGAACCGAAGGGGAAGGTGGATCCGAAGGGAGTACCATTCCCTCCGATTGATCCCAGGGGGAAGATTGATCCGAAGGGTCTGCCGCCTCTCCCAATTGATCCGAAGGGGAAGGTGGATCCCAAGGGAGTGCCGCTTCCGCCGCCAAATCCCAAGGGGAAGGTGGATCCGAAGATCGAACCGAAGGGTGTGCCTTCGCCCGGCGGGTTAACACCTCCGCCGTTTTCCGGGCGCCCTACACCGGTTCCCGATAGTGTTCGTCGGCTAACGGATCCCCCTCCGGCAGCGCGTGTCCCGTGGCAAACGCCTTCCCCTCTTCCACCGGTGTCGCGGCGGGAGCTTGCCAGGCCGAGCGGTCAGCCGGGGATGCCGCCGAACGTGCAGGGTGCCAAGGGATACGTACCGTTGCCGCCGAGGAACCATTTCCCGCCTCAGACGGTGCTGAAGGGATCCGGCAGTTCGATTCCGCCGCCGTTGAGCAAAGCTCCGGTGACGCGTGTTCCGCTTCCGCCGTCGGGTACTCCCGCCCGGCCCCAAGAGGGCACCGCACCCGCCACACGCCGCCCGCCCCGCCGCCGACAATGA
- the xseB gene encoding exodeoxyribonuclease VII small subunit produces MSQRPSEADRSPQTSPAPEASCSPEVSLHFEDALAQLEAVLRRLEQGQDRLEDALRDYERGLALLRHCRQLLQQAERKVQQLAGVDEHGEPRLEPFDHTSRLVQTRQEWRVTDPQQDNRTESE; encoded by the coding sequence ATGAGTCAACGGCCATCGGAGGCGGACCGTTCCCCGCAAACATCTCCTGCCCCGGAGGCGTCCTGTTCCCCGGAAGTATCCCTCCACTTTGAAGACGCCCTGGCTCAACTGGAGGCGGTGCTCCGCCGCTTGGAACAAGGACAGGACCGCCTCGAAGACGCCCTGCGCGACTATGAACGGGGTCTGGCCCTATTACGCCACTGCCGCCAACTGCTCCAGCAAGCGGAACGGAAAGTCCAGCAATTGGCCGGCGTCGATGAACACGGCGAACCCCGCCTGGAGCCTTTCGACCATACCTCACGCTTAGTCCAAACACGCCAGGAATGGCGAGTGACCGACCCTCAGCAGGACAACCGAACGGAGTCGGAGTAG
- a CDS encoding BBP7 family outer membrane beta-barrel protein, translating to MAEVWTKRQRGKHWGKRWFTWAGGWGLMGVVIASVQGAEEPLWRPATGQKGKVAPADAAPPPAANVPLPLGRVPDLPPPPLPALPPMEQIPRLPTAPADPPPLSSLAPSPPPPSLPPPALLPGTADEPTWRPASPRRPLPTVPEAESGPARTFPPEKAADESKKRYPPPPSAPGAPSAASPLTPSPMNGDRPPGVGPSKAGDQSAAPGSGSSLSSPPIPPRIPPADSPPDGTGSPPSSLPPPRRLPAVSPATGEWPVAPPELLVPEHQPVPTRTFGSPPLRLSRDYPSLAELCESALAWPQGLWGRLRTRDEVDWPFAYVQAEYLLWWMSPLNIPILATTNPDPNRFGYLNEPGTVPIVGPGALIGPFRDGMRVRAGLWDASRSCALDGSFFFLGRRTASVVVDSQQFPIITRPVFSPNPRPGSGGVIGETGEAVAVPNILRGQFRVDASSLLWGMDANLRCCLRTTEEGQLTGLVGYRYLNLSEALEMKENIVVIGPGGSRLNLPDPPGTVVFVRDRFATENRFHGGQVGFTWERRWGAWTLWGRATVAFGITEQELEIYGIQTRIRPNQPPVSYPGGLLAAASNLGTFHRDRFSVVPEVTVQVGYRLSPAWQIYLGYNFLYWTNVLRPGEQIDRVVDLTQVPNAPSVPFSGQFRPRPLFRQSDLLVTGLQFGLEWRW from the coding sequence ATGGCGGAGGTATGGACGAAGCGGCAGCGGGGGAAGCACTGGGGGAAGAGGTGGTTCACCTGGGCGGGGGGTTGGGGGCTGATGGGAGTTGTGATCGCCTCCGTTCAGGGAGCCGAAGAGCCGCTTTGGCGACCGGCCACGGGTCAAAAGGGGAAAGTAGCCCCGGCGGACGCTGCCCCGCCTCCCGCCGCGAACGTGCCGCTGCCTCTGGGACGCGTGCCTGACCTACCGCCTCCCCCGCTGCCTGCGCTTCCCCCAATGGAGCAGATTCCTCGTCTCCCCACGGCACCGGCTGATCCGCCGCCGTTGAGTTCCCTGGCGCCTTCGCCTCCTCCGCCCTCGCTTCCTCCTCCAGCTCTGCTGCCTGGGACGGCCGACGAGCCGACGTGGCGGCCGGCCTCACCGCGGCGTCCGCTGCCAACGGTCCCGGAGGCGGAAAGCGGGCCGGCTCGGACCTTCCCCCCGGAGAAAGCCGCGGATGAGTCAAAAAAGCGCTACCCCCCTCCGCCCTCCGCACCTGGAGCGCCAAGTGCAGCTTCACCCCTGACCCCTTCCCCAATGAATGGTGATCGCCCCCCTGGGGTTGGACCGTCCAAAGCGGGTGATCAGTCCGCTGCGCCGGGTTCGGGTTCCTCCCTCAGCTCGCCGCCAATCCCCCCGCGGATTCCACCTGCGGACAGTCCGCCGGACGGGACAGGTTCCCCGCCGTCCTCTTTGCCCCCGCCGCGCCGCTTACCCGCCGTTTCCCCCGCGACTGGCGAGTGGCCGGTGGCCCCGCCGGAACTGTTGGTGCCAGAACATCAGCCAGTCCCGACGCGGACGTTCGGTTCGCCCCCCCTGCGGCTGTCGCGCGATTATCCGTCTCTGGCGGAATTGTGTGAAAGCGCACTGGCTTGGCCCCAGGGACTGTGGGGCAGGCTCCGCACTCGTGATGAGGTGGATTGGCCCTTCGCCTACGTCCAGGCCGAGTATCTCCTCTGGTGGATGTCGCCGCTCAACATTCCCATCCTGGCCACGACGAATCCCGATCCCAACCGCTTCGGCTACCTCAATGAACCGGGGACAGTGCCAATCGTGGGACCGGGTGCTCTGATTGGTCCCTTCCGGGATGGTATGCGGGTGCGCGCCGGTCTGTGGGATGCCTCGCGGAGTTGTGCCTTGGATGGCAGCTTTTTCTTTCTGGGCCGCCGGACCGCTTCCGTGGTGGTGGATTCCCAGCAGTTTCCGATCATCACGCGTCCGGTATTCAGTCCCAATCCGCGTCCAGGTAGCGGCGGGGTGATTGGCGAAACGGGTGAAGCCGTGGCGGTGCCGAACATCCTCCGGGGACAGTTCCGGGTGGACGCTTCGAGCCTGCTCTGGGGCATGGACGCCAACTTGCGCTGCTGCCTGCGGACGACGGAGGAAGGCCAACTCACCGGGCTAGTCGGCTACCGCTACCTGAACCTGTCCGAAGCCCTGGAGATGAAGGAAAACATCGTGGTGATCGGTCCGGGAGGAAGCCGCCTCAATCTGCCCGATCCGCCGGGGACGGTCGTCTTCGTCCGGGATCGGTTCGCTACGGAAAACCGCTTCCACGGGGGACAGGTGGGATTTACCTGGGAGCGGCGTTGGGGAGCGTGGACGCTCTGGGGCCGGGCCACGGTCGCCTTCGGCATCACCGAACAGGAGCTGGAGATATACGGCATCCAGACGCGCATCCGGCCGAATCAGCCGCCGGTGTCCTATCCGGGAGGGTTGCTGGCGGCGGCCTCGAACCTGGGCACATTCCACCGGGACCGCTTCAGCGTCGTACCGGAAGTGACCGTGCAAGTGGGTTACCGCCTCAGCCCAGCCTGGCAAATCTACCTGGGATATAACTTCCTTTACTGGACGAATGTCCTGAGGCCCGGAGAACAAATCGACCGCGTGGTGGACCTCACCCAAGTGCCCAACGCCCCCTCGGTTCCCTTTTCCGGCCAGTTCCGCCCGCGCCCGCTCTTCCGCCAAAGCGATCTATTGGTAACCGGCCTGCAATTCGGCCTGGAGTGGCGCTGGTAG
- the lspA gene encoding signal peptidase II, which yields MGSSSFRWLFLSLACLGLAADQASKYAVFRWLYGEGVWADGLGNSYDLVPGWFQFIAQFDPTEPFATDWREPLQRWNAPVMPRVNHGALFGMGQSHRERANLIFLAISGAAALVILVWGCLRSVASDRWLSVALGLILAGTLGNFYDRLVFGGVRDFLYFYKINWPVFNVADCCLVCGATLLFFHAFFWSPPEKAESPGETPAAAPPRTPQMVPSTPSAPLAASGAGSTSSANPASTTAHGPLDAPALDPGSRPAGSSSKA from the coding sequence ATGGGTTCTTCCAGTTTTCGCTGGTTATTCCTGAGCTTGGCGTGCCTGGGTCTGGCGGCAGATCAGGCCAGCAAATATGCCGTCTTCCGCTGGCTTTATGGCGAGGGGGTCTGGGCCGACGGATTGGGGAATAGCTACGACCTCGTCCCTGGCTGGTTCCAATTCATCGCCCAGTTTGATCCCACAGAACCATTTGCTACGGACTGGCGCGAACCTTTGCAGCGGTGGAATGCCCCCGTCATGCCGCGGGTCAATCATGGTGCCCTGTTTGGGATGGGACAGTCCCACCGGGAGCGGGCCAACCTCATTTTCCTGGCGATCAGCGGGGCGGCGGCTCTGGTTATTCTCGTCTGGGGCTGCCTACGTTCCGTCGCTTCGGACCGTTGGCTTTCCGTGGCCCTGGGCTTGATCCTCGCCGGAACGCTCGGCAATTTTTACGATCGCCTCGTCTTCGGCGGCGTGCGGGATTTCCTCTACTTCTACAAGATCAACTGGCCGGTGTTCAATGTCGCGGACTGCTGCCTGGTCTGCGGAGCGACCTTGCTCTTTTTCCACGCCTTTTTCTGGTCACCTCCGGAGAAGGCGGAATCGCCGGGCGAAACCCCAGCCGCAGCACCTCCGCGGACCCCACAGATGGTGCCTTCCACCCCCTCAGCCCCCCTCGCCGCCTCTGGAGCTGGCTCAACTTCGAGCGCCAACCCTGCCTCAACCACCGCTCATGGCCCCCTGGACGCCCCAGCACTAGACCCCGGCAGTCGGCCCGCCGGCAGCTCCTCCAAGGCCTAG
- the ald gene encoding alanine dehydrogenase — translation MIVGVPKEIKADEYRVALVPAGVEELTRSGHRVLIQSGAGLGSGISDEQYAQHGAEIVPSAAEVWRRAELVVKVKEPLPQEWPLLQAGQTVFTFFHFAADAELTQAVLRSGITAIAYETIQDERGRLPLLTPMSEVAGRMSIQEGAKYLERPFEGRGILLAGVPGVPPATVTILGAGVVGSNAARVAAGLGANVFILDINLDRLRYIDDTMPNNVTTVFSNRHNILECLRLSDLIIGAVLIPGAKAPHLVRREDLKLMPPRAVVVDVAIDQGGCFETSRPTTHAQPTYIVDDIVHYCVTNMPGAVGRTSTYALTNVTLPYILHLANRGVMQAIREHPGLRAGVNIHAGQITNAAVAESFGLKHVPLA, via the coding sequence ATGATTGTCGGCGTGCCCAAGGAAATCAAGGCGGATGAGTATCGCGTGGCGCTGGTGCCGGCGGGGGTGGAAGAGCTGACCCGATCCGGCCACCGCGTGCTGATCCAGAGCGGTGCGGGTTTGGGCAGCGGCATCAGCGACGAGCAGTACGCCCAGCATGGGGCGGAGATTGTGCCGAGTGCGGCGGAGGTGTGGCGGCGGGCTGAGTTGGTGGTCAAGGTCAAGGAACCGCTGCCGCAGGAGTGGCCGCTGTTGCAGGCAGGTCAAACGGTGTTCACCTTTTTCCACTTCGCTGCCGATGCGGAACTGACTCAAGCGGTGCTGCGCTCGGGGATCACAGCGATCGCCTATGAGACGATCCAGGACGAACGCGGGCGGTTGCCGTTGCTCACCCCGATGAGCGAAGTCGCTGGGCGGATGAGCATCCAGGAAGGGGCGAAATATCTGGAGCGGCCGTTCGAGGGTCGGGGCATTCTGCTGGCCGGTGTTCCGGGTGTGCCGCCGGCGACGGTGACTATCCTGGGGGCTGGCGTGGTCGGTTCCAATGCCGCCCGCGTGGCCGCTGGGCTGGGAGCCAATGTCTTCATTCTCGATATCAACCTGGACCGCCTGCGTTACATCGATGACACCATGCCGAATAATGTCACGACGGTCTTCAGCAATCGGCACAACATTTTGGAATGCCTGCGGCTGTCGGACCTGATTATCGGTGCTGTGCTGATTCCCGGGGCGAAGGCTCCGCATTTGGTGCGGCGAGAGGACCTCAAGCTGATGCCGCCTCGTGCCGTGGTCGTGGATGTGGCCATCGATCAAGGAGGCTGCTTCGAAACAAGCCGCCCGACCACTCATGCCCAACCCACTTACATTGTGGACGATATAGTGCACTACTGCGTGACGAACATGCCCGGTGCCGTGGGCCGAACCAGCACCTACGCCCTGACCAACGTGACGCTGCCGTACATTTTGCACCTGGCCAATCGCGGAGTGATGCAGGCCATACGGGAGCATCCAGGTTTACGAGCCGGAGTGAACATCCACGCCGGTCAGATCACCAATGCCGCGGTGGCGGAGAGTTTCGGTTTGAAGCACGTCCCGCTCGCGTGA